The region GGCGAACTCGTTGACCTCGGCCGGTCCGATTCCGTTCTTCTGTACTTCCAGCGAGTCGGTGAACAGCTGAACCCAGAGAGCTTCGCGGCCTCGGATGAGTTGTTCGGGCAGGCCGTTGGTGAGGTTGAAGTACCCGAAGTTCCAGGCGGCCGGGCCGTCGGCGGTCAACGACGCGAACGTATAGATGCTGGGGTCGGGAATGGGCGCCTCGCTGAGCACGAGCTTGTCGACATCGGTGGGGTGGGCGGCGGCGTAGGCGTAGGCGACCATGGAGCCGATGTCGTGGCCGACCAGGCGGATGTGGTGGCTCAAGCCGAGCTTGGTAAGGAGGCCATGGATGTCGGCGGCGAGTGTCAACTTGTCGTAGCCGGCGGCGGGGGCGTCGCTCCGGCCCGAGCCGGGCAGGTCGGGAGCGATCACGGTGTAGTGGGCGGCCAGGGCCGGGAGGACCTTCCGCCAGGTGTACCAGGTCTCGGGGAATCCGTGCAGCAGTACGAGCGTCGGTCCGTGTCCGCCTCGGACATAGTTGATCCGGATGCCGTTGACGACCTCCTTCTGCTCGCTGAAGCCGGCGGGGATCCGTGCGGTGTCCGGATGGGTGGACGTGCCCGTCATGCCGGTGGCTTGCACGGTGTTGGCGGATCCGAGCGGGAGAAGCCCGATGGTCAGGGCGCAGAGCGCGGTGGCGATGGCCCGTGACCAGCGCCCGGTGCGGTGAGCGGGGAGTCGCATACTGGCTCCTGAACGATTGTCAGTCTCGAAGGTCGTCGCGTGGTGGACCGCCCGGGAGTGTGCCCGCGCGGTGGCGCGGGCCCACTCGGATCGGTCAGGTGGTGGCGCGGGCGGCGGTGACGATGAGGTCGGTCACGGCGTCCGGCTTGGTCAGCATGGCCAGGTGCGGGGCGCGAACCTGGACGATCTGGCTGTGCGCGCGTTGCGCCATGCTGAGCTGTACCGCGGGCGGGAGGATCTGATCGTTGGTCCCGACCAGGTACCAGCTGGGCAGCGTCTTCCAGGCCGCGGTGACCGAGGGTTCGGTCAGGGCGCTCAGGGTGATGGGTCGTTGGGCCGCCGCGAGTTCGGCGCTGATCGGGGCGGGCAGGCCGCCGGCGAACAGGTTCGGGAACAGTGCGGTCTTGATGTAGAGGTCGACGTCGCCGGCCGGGGCGCCGGGGTATGCGACGAAGTCGAACAGGGCGTTGGGATCGCCGCCGCCGCCGAGCAGGCCGAGGATGGTGTCGCCCTGGTCGGGTACGAACGCGTCGACGTAGACCAGGGCCTTCACGTCCGGGTCGGACAGGGCGGCATTGGTGACGACGGCGCCGCCGTAGGAGTGTCCGACCAGGATGACCGGCCCGGAGGTGTGCTGCTGGAGGTAGGCGCTGAGGTAGGCGGTGTCACTGCCGAGGCCGCGCAGCGGGTTCGGTTCGACCAGGACGGGGTAACCGCGTCGCTGCAACTGGGTGGCGACGGGAGCCCAACTGGATCCGTCGGCCCAGGCGCCGTGAACGAGCACGATGGTTGGCTTCGGTGAGTTGCCGTGGTCGCGGGTGGAGTGGGTCGGGCTGGCGACGGCGACGGCGGTGGGTATGACGATGGCGAGCGCGGCCAACGCGGCGGTGACAATGATGGTGCGGGTACGGCGTCTGGTGCTGGACATGGTGGTCTCCGGATCTTCTTTTACGAGGATGTGCGGCGAGGACTCAGAGTGCGCGGGAAACGTTTTTGTCCAACCAGGACAGTGTGGCGTCGGCTACGGTGCGCCATCCGCTGTCGATGGTCAGGGAGTGGGCCCGGTCGGGGAAATCCATGATCTCGGTGACGGCCGCGGAGTGCCGGTACTGCTTGAGGGTGGCCTTGGTGACCGACTCGGGAACGGTGTGGTCTTTGCCGCCCATCATGAGCAGCAGCGGGCCGCGTACCTCGTTGGCGGTGTCGACCGCAGCCGGTGAATGCGGGTTGAAGTTGGCGGCGGCCGCCTCGAACAGGGGCTTGCCGGGGGCCGGGATCGTCCAGCGGGTGAACAGTTCGTCGGATTCCTGCTCGGAGATGGCGTTGCCGAACGCGAACCTGAACTGTTGCGCGGTCAGGGACACCGCGTGGTGCACGTTGCCGGGGTTCTTGAACACCGGCAGGGTGGCTCGCAGGGCGGATATGGGTAGCGGGAGGACGCCCTTGATCTGGGCCGCGTCGATCGCCACCGCCGCGGCGGCCAAGTCCTGGCCGAGCAGCTTCTGGGCGATCATGCCGCCGAACGAATGTCCGACAAGGATCGGCCGCGTGTCGAGGTTGGCGATGATTTTTGTGTAGTGCTCGACGACGTCGTCGATGCCGTGGTTGGCGATGGCCTCCGGGTTGGCCCTGGATTCCTCGACGGTGGCTCCATCGCCCGGCCAGCCGGGGGCGATTGGCTGATAGCCGTGTTCACGGAACAATTCGACCCATGGGTTCCACGAGGTGGCGTGCAGCCACAGACCATGAATGAAAACAACCGGGGTGGCAGCGGAAGTGGCCATGACATTCCTTTCGGATGGCCCGCGCACGATGCACGGGTGGAAAAGGCGCGGGAACCGGGGTCTCCGAGGCGTGGAACCCCGCTCGGATGCCATGGACCTGTGCCCGGCTGGTGGCGGCGTTCCCAGCTGATCGCCGAGGACTGCCGATACCGTAGGCCGAGCGTTGTGGGCAAAGAGTGGACGCGGTCCGCGACCGCTCGACCGAGCACGGGTACGGCGGAGGCTGCCGGCCCCACCGGGGCGGGACCGGCAGCTTCCGCTAGCCGACCGGTGCGGTCAGCCCCTGGGCGAAGCCGCCGTCGACACTCAGCTCTACGTTCGTGCTGAAGGTCGCGTCGAAGGCCAGGAACAGTGCGGCGGTCGCCACCTCCTCGACCGTGCCCATCCGGCGCAGCGGGGTGATCTCGTTGCCCTGCTCCTCGAAGGCCGCCCGGTCCGCGTCGGTCATGCCCGCGACGCCCATCGTCGGGGTCTTGATGAAGCCCGGAGCCACCGAGTTCACCCGGATCCGCCGGGGCAGCATCTCCGCGGCGAACACGTGGGCGAACGACCGCAGCGCGTCCTTCGAAGCGGAGTAGATGCTCATGCCGGGGAAGACCAGGTCGTTGGCCACCGTGGTGAAGACGATCGCGCCGCCGTCGGGGATGAGCGGGGCCAGGCGCTGCACCGTGAAGAAGGACCCCTTGGTGTTGATGTCGAACTGCCGGTCGTAGGAGGCTTCGGTCACCCGTTCCAGTGGCGCGTCCAGCTCCGCGATCCCGTGGTTGACGAACAGGGCGTCGACCCGGCCGAGCCGGTCCGCGACGAGCGTGCCGAGCGCGTCGATGTCGGCCATGCTGGCCGCGTCGGATCGCACCACGTACGCCGGCCGCGAGCGGAGTTCGGTCCGCGCCTCTTCGAGGGTCTTCTCGTTGCGTCCGGTGAGTACGACCTCGGCTCCCCCGTCGAGCAGGGCCTTGACGATCGCCAGCCCCATCCCGTGCGTTCCGCCGGTGACGACGGCCTTCCTACCCGCGTACCTGGTCATTTTCCTCGTCTTGTCGGTCGGCCCGGTCCGGGCCGGGGTGTTGGTCGGCCCGGACCGGGCAGGTTGTCGGTGACGGGCTCCACCCTGCCGACCGGCGCTCCAGGCCGGCTTCGGATCGGCTCCAGACCGCTCCCCCGGCTCCGGACGTCGGCGGCGCCCGATCGGTCACCCGCCGCCGTCGAGTTACCGTGGCGACGTGCGTTTCGGGGTGCTCGGTCCGGTACAGGTCTGGACGGCGGACGGAAGTCCGGCCCGGATACCCGAGGTGAAGGTCCGAACCCTGTTGGCCGACCTGCTGGCGCACCTGGGGCAGCCGGTGTCAACCGACCGGCTGATCGACGACCTGTGGGGCGAACGGCTCCCGGCCAATCCCACCGGTGCGCTGCACACCAGGGTCTCCCAGCTGCGCCGGGCGTTCGAGGAGGTTGAACCGGGCGGCCGGGACCTGGTGGCGTTCCACCCACCGGGCTACCTGTTGCGGGTGGACCCGGAAGCGGTGGACCTGGGACGCTTCCAGGCGCTGACCGGGCAGGCGCGACTGACCGCCGATCCGCGGGCGAGGGCGGTGCTGCTCTCCGACGCGCTCGCCCTGTGGCGGGGTACGTCGTTCGCGGACTTCGCCGACGAGCCGTTCGCGTCGGCCGCGATCGCCCGGCTGGAACAGCAGCGGCTGAATGCCCTGGAGGAGCAGGCGGAGGCGCGGCTGGAACTCGGCGAGCACGGCCTGCTGGCCGGTGAACTCGGTGACCTGGTGACCCGGTACCCGCTCCGGGAACGGCTGCGTGCCGCGTACCTGCGCGCCCTCTACCGGGCGGGCCGGCAGAACGAGGCGCTGGACAGCTACGCCCAGTTACGGGAACGCCTGGCCGAGGACCTGGGGGTGGATCCCGGTCCGGAGCTCACGGCGCTGCACCGGGCGATCCTGAGGCAGGATCCGGCGCTGATGGCGCCGGCGGCTCGTCCCCGGACCAACCTGCCGGCCCCACTCACCGACCTGATCGGCCGGGACGAGGCGATCGCCCGGGTGCGGGTGTTGCTCGACAACGGCCGCCTGGTGACTCTCACCGGGCCCGGCGGGGTCGGCAAGACCCGGCTGGCGGTGGAGATCGGGACCCGGGTGGTCGACACCTTCCCGGACGGGTGTGGATCGTCGAACTCGCCGGGCAGGGCAGCGGGATCGGCTCCGCCCCGCCCGACGCGGGATCGGACGCGGCCGGCACGGTGACCGACGTGCTGGCGGCGGCGCTGGGCATCCGGGACGACGCCGCGGCCGGGCTGCTCCCGGTGGCCGGCGCGGTGGCGCCGCCCGACCGGCTCACCGACGCGTTACGTACCAGGCGACTGCTGCTGATCATCGACAACTGCGAGCACGTGGTCGAGTCGGTGGCCGAGGTGAGCGACGTCCTGCTGCGCGCCGCCCCCGGGCTGCGGATCCTCGCCACCAGTCAGGAACCACTGGGGCTGGCCGGCGAGCAGATCTGCCCGGTGATGCCGCTGGAGCTGCCCGACCCGGCGGCCGGACCGGAGCCCACCACCCTGCTGGGGTTCAGTGCGGTACGGCTGTTCGTGGCCCGGACCGTGGCGGCGGCGCCGGATTTCGTCCTCGATCCGGGCAACGCCGCCGCGGTCGCGACGATCTGCCGCCGGCTCGACGGGATCCCGCTCGCCCTGGAACTGGCGGCCACCCGGATACGCGTGCTCGGCGTACGGGAACTTGCCGAGCGGTTGGACGACCGGTTCGACCTGCTGGCCAGCGGACGGCGGGGCGGCCCGGCCCGCCAGCAGACCCTCCGGGCGATGATCGACTGGAGTTGGGAGTTGCTGACCGGGGCCGAGCGGATCGTGCTGCGCCGGCTGGCCGTGGCCGTCGACGGCTGCACGGTGCAGGCCGCCGAGGCGATCTGCACCGGCGACGGTGTCCGGGCCCGGGAGGTGCTCGGTTTCTTGGCCCGCCTGGTGGACCGC is a window of Micromonospora sp. NBC_01699 DNA encoding:
- a CDS encoding SDR family oxidoreductase; this translates as MTRYAGRKAVVTGGTHGMGLAIVKALLDGGAEVVLTGRNEKTLEEARTELRSRPAYVVRSDAASMADIDALGTLVADRLGRVDALFVNHGIAELDAPLERVTEASYDRQFDINTKGSFFTVQRLAPLIPDGGAIVFTTVANDLVFPGMSIYSASKDALRSFAHVFAAEMLPRRIRVNSVAPGFIKTPTMGVAGMTDADRAAFEEQGNEITPLRRMGTVEEVATAALFLAFDATFSTNVELSVDGGFAQGLTAPVG
- a CDS encoding alpha/beta fold hydrolase; its protein translation is MRLPAHRTGRWSRAIATALCALTIGLLPLGSANTVQATGMTGTSTHPDTARIPAGFSEQKEVVNGIRINYVRGGHGPTLVLLHGFPETWYTWRKVLPALAAHYTVIAPDLPGSGRSDAPAAGYDKLTLAADIHGLLTKLGLSHHIRLVGHDIGSMVAYAYAAAHPTDVDKLVLSEAPIPDPSIYTFASLTADGPAAWNFGYFNLTNGLPEQLIRGREALWVQLFTDSLEVQKNGIGPAEVNEFARYLRDPAHLRASFEYFRTFDQDIVDNAVNINTKLTMPVLAIGASGSLRDFVPTQVARYATNVTGALVDNSGHWIYEEQPAEMTQLLLRFLG
- a CDS encoding alpha/beta fold hydrolase, with translation MSSTRRRTRTIIVTAALAALAIVIPTAVAVASPTHSTRDHGNSPKPTIVLVHGAWADGSSWAPVATQLQRRGYPVLVEPNPLRGLGSDTAYLSAYLQQHTSGPVILVGHSYGGAVVTNAALSDPDVKALVYVDAFVPDQGDTILGLLGGGGDPNALFDFVAYPGAPAGDVDLYIKTALFPNLFAGGLPAPISAELAAAQRPITLSALTEPSVTAAWKTLPSWYLVGTNDQILPPAVQLSMAQRAHSQIVQVRAPHLAMLTKPDAVTDLIVTAARATT
- a CDS encoding alpha/beta hydrolase, whose translation is MRGPSERNVMATSAATPVVFIHGLWLHATSWNPWVELFREHGYQPIAPGWPGDGATVEESRANPEAIANHGIDDVVEHYTKIIANLDTRPILVGHSFGGMIAQKLLGQDLAAAAVAIDAAQIKGVLPLPISALRATLPVFKNPGNVHHAVSLTAQQFRFAFGNAISEQESDELFTRWTIPAPGKPLFEAAAANFNPHSPAAVDTANEVRGPLLLMMGGKDHTVPESVTKATLKQYRHSAAVTEIMDFPDRAHSLTIDSGWRTVADATLSWLDKNVSRAL
- a CDS encoding AfsR/SARP family transcriptional regulator, which encodes MRFGVLGPVQVWTADGSPARIPEVKVRTLLADLLAHLGQPVSTDRLIDDLWGERLPANPTGALHTRVSQLRRAFEEVEPGGRDLVAFHPPGYLLRVDPEAVDLGRFQALTGQARLTADPRARAVLLSDALALWRGTSFADFADEPFASAAIARLEQQRLNALEEQAEARLELGEHGLLAGELGDLVTRYPLRERLRAAYLRALYRAGRQNEALDSYAQLRERLAEDLGVDPGPELTALHRAILRQDPALMAPAARPRTNLPAPLTDLIGRDEAIARVRVLLDNGRLVTLTGPGGVGKTRLAVEIGTRVVDTFPDGCGSSNSPGRAAGSAPPRPTRDRTRPAR